The window gcGCGGCTGGGAGGTGCGGGGCGTGGTCAAGGCGCGGGGGAGTGGCCTCGGGGCGTATTGGTTTGAACGGGAGGGGCGTGGTTAAGGCGGGGGGCGTCGTCTGGGGGCGCCTCGGTTTGAACGGGAGGGGGGCGTGGCCTGGGGGCGCATTGATTTAAGGGGGGGGGTCGCATTGGTTTAaatgggagggggcgtggcctggggagggggcgtggcttgtGCTTCTCTTCCAGGCTCAGCACCGCGGGAACCCCCCCCCCACTtaatatttttggggaaaaaacacctttttttggCTTATTTTGAGGGGCCACCCTCCCCCCCTGTAGTAGGGGGTTAAACTCAACAAAATGGTGGATTTGTCTCGTTTTTTGGGTGAAAAAAGCCGGGTTTTGGTTGGTTCTAAGGGGAGGGGGTGgcgggaacccccccccccccgcagttTTGAGGGAAAACGCCTCATTTTTGAGTAACTTAAGGGCTAAATCGCTTTGAGGGTTAAAAAGGGAACGAAAAGCCCTTTTTCCTTGGTGATTTTGGGGGAAAATGAGCAGAAAAgagatgttttcttttccctCGTTTCGGGGGCAAAATGGggttaaatgctttttttttagcAACGTTTTGGGGCTAAGCCGCGGGAAATTGGGTCAAAACCCCAAGTTTTCGGCTTTTCCGCAGAATTTTGGAGGTAAAATCAGCATAAAAATCACTGTTTTGGGGGGCAAAACAGTGGGAGTTTTGGGAGGGGATAAAGAGTGGCAAAATGCACTTTTTTCGCCTCTTTTTGAGGGGGAAAAGGGCGAAAAATCCcttttctgtgtgatttttgGGTCAGAACCGGCGCAAATCTGCTTTTTCCTGTGTATTTTAGTGTAATTTTTCACAGCAAAAACGATAAACGTCCCGTTTTCCGCACCGTTTTGGGTGCAAAACTCCAACAAAATCCCCTTTCCCCCTCATTTTCGGGCTCAAAgtggccaaaaaaaacccctttccacCTCATTTTGGGGCTCAGTCCCCTCTGCATTCAGATTTTGGGGCAAAATCCCCTTTTTCCTGCCAATTTCGGGGCCAAAAACGCTTTTCCCGCCTTTTTCCCCTCGAGGCCGCGTCGCCCCCGAAATCCCCTTTTCCGCCTCATTCTGAGGGGCCAAAAGTGGCTAAAACCCCCCAAATTTGGGGTTTTTGCCCATTTTGGCACCCCCCCCCTTCCTCATCACCATTTTGGGGTCAAATCCCtttaaaccccagcttttcctgtcAGTTTGGGGGCAAAAAGCGCCAAAAGCGCTTTTCCCGCCTTTTTCCCCTCCAGGCCGCATCGCCCCCAAAATCCCCTTTTCCACCTCATTCTGAGGGGCCAAAACGGGCTAAAACCCCCCAAATTCGGGATTTTTGCCCATTTCAGCCTCACCCGTCCCCCCCCATTAAAATTTTGAGGAAAACCCCCCCAATTTTGGGGCAAAATTCCATCTTTCTTCCCTACCTCCCCCCCCCCGAATCggcatttcccccccaaaaaaccccaatttccCCCCTTTTTATTCCGCAGGGCCCAGCGGTGAcaccggcccctcccccaccccctcccccaccccaccccccacacccctccccccccccccgagcGCCGTTTTGGGCTCAAATCAGCCCATTTTCGCCAATTCTTTTCGCGGGGGGGGGAGCGTGCGGGGGGAGGGGCAGCGCGGGGGAGGggtccccgcccctcccccccccagtctaacccctcccccaccccctcttGTGCTTCTTTTCACAGCGCGATTTTTTTAGAGCCGCCGGCGACCGTAAGTGCCAAATTCTCCTTTTTTCACCCCGAAACCATGAGtattttccccccctccccccactttcagcccctccccctgccccctccccccgccccccaaaaacGGGccccggggggggggcgggaccggcccctccccccacccccattttgGGGCCGTTTCCTCCCAAATTTTCACTTTTCcgccccaaacaaaagccctggaaCGGGCgaacccccccgcccctccccccgccccgcccccacaCGTAGAATTTTAAGGggtttttgattatttttattattgttgttttttttttttaattttttatttttatgggttttttcttttttttttttttttaattttttatttttttattgttttttttttaaatttttcaccGTTTCCGGCCATTTTTcgggcccctccccctccccccaagccccgccccctttggcccctccccctcccgccgccggcgAATCACGGACGActtggcccctccccccccccacggTAAGAGCCCATTAACGAGCGCTTAattgggggagggggcggggtcaTTGAGGCACGTTCATTAACccagggttgttaattagatgaggGGGCTGACAAAgttgggcggggggggggcgctAATTAACGAGGGGCCGGAGACCAGCGTTAATTAAGGGCTTAACGAGCCCCCACAGGAGGTAAGTGCTTAATTAGCGAGGGGGCGGAGCTGACGGTGACTTCACCGCTGTGGCGGCCATCTTGGAAGATGGCGGCACCCACCAGAATCCCCCAAGTTATTGAGTTTTGAGACCCCCaacacccaaaatgacccaaaaatgtTGAGTTTTGATTCCCCAACCACCCAAAATGTCCCAAATTATTGAGCTTTGGTTCAACCaccacccaaaatgacccaaaaatgtTGAGTTTTGGTGCCCCCACCACCCAGAATGTCCCAAATTATTGAGTTTTGGTTCAACCACCACCCAAATTCTTGAGTTTTGAAGACGCCACCACCCAAGATGACCCAAAAATATTGAGTTTTGATTCCACcaccccccaaaatgccccaaaatcgtTGAGTTTTGATTCCCCCACCACCCAAAATGTCCCAAATTACTGAGTTTTGATGCCCCCAccacccaaaatgccccaaattaTTGAGTTTTGGTTCAACCACCACCCAAAATTGTTGAGTTTGGATGCCCCCATCATCTAAAATGACCCACAAATGTTGAGTTTTGATGCCACCACCCCCCAAATTATTGAGTTTTGAAGATGCCACCATCCAAGATGACCCAAAACCGTCGAGTTTTGGTTCAACCACCACCCAAATTGTTGCGTTTTGAAGACGTCGCCACCCAAAATATCAACATCTGATGCTTCCAACCCCCCCCAAACGCCCCAAAATGTTGGATTTTCACACCTTTTTCCCCGCCAGGAGTCCCAAGTGGTCCCCGCCATGGCCAGCAACGTGACCAACAAGACCGACCCGCGCTCCATGAACTCGCGCGTCTTCATCGGCAACCTCAACACGCTGGTGGTGAAGAAGAGCGACGTGGAGGCCATCTTCTCCAAGTACGGCAAGATCGTGGGCTGCTCGGTGCACAAGGGCTTCGCCTTCGTGCAGTACGTCAACGAGCGCAACGCGCGCGCCGCCGTGGCCGGCGAGGACGGGCGCATGATCGCCGGGCAGGTCCTCGGTGAGCGGCGGGGCTTCGGGGACGTCTCGTTGGGTTTTGGGGGCGTctcgttgggttttggggacgttACGTTGGGTTTTGGGcactttttgttgggttttggggacgttCCGTTGGGTTTTGAGGATGTTTCATTGGGTTTTGGAGGCATCTCAAGGGGTTCTGGGGGCGTCTCGTTGGGTTTTGGGacgttttgttgggttttggggacgttACGTTGAGTTTTGGGGACATtacgttgggttttggggacattatgttgagttttggggacattacgttgggttttggggacgttCCGTTGGGTTTTGAGGATGTTTCATTGGGTTTTGGAGGCATCTCAAGGGGTTCTGGGGGCATCTCCTTGGGTTTTGGGGACGTCTCCTTGGGTTTTGGGGACGTTCCGTTGGGTTTTGAGGATGTTTCATTGGGTTTTGGAGGCATCTCAAGGGGTTCTGGGGGCAtctggttgggttttggggacattacgTTGGGTTTGGGAGGCATCTCCTTGGGTTTGGGGACGTTACGTTGGTTTTTGGGGACGTTCCGTTGGGTTTTGAGGATGTTTCATTGGGTTTTGGAGGCATCTCAAGGGGTTCTGTGGGCGTCTCGTTGGGTTTTGAGGATGTTTCATTGGGTTTTGGGGACGTCTCATTGGGTTTTGGGGGCATCTCGTTGGGTTTTGGGGAAGTTTCCTTAGGTTTTGAGGATGTTTCATTGGGTTTTGGGGATGTTTCATTGGGTTTTGGGGATGTTTTATTGGGTTTTGGGGATGTTTCATTGGGTTTTGGGGGCGTTACATTGGTTTTGGGGATGTTGCGTTTTGGGGATGTTACGTTCAGTTTTGGGGACATTACCTTGGGTTTTGAGGACATTACGATGGGTTTTGGTGCCATTTCCTTGACTTCTGAGACCATTTTGTTGACTTTTGGAACCATTTTGTTGCCTTTTGCCCCCATTTCCTTGATTTTTGTGACTATCCCGTTGACTTTTCTCCCCATTTCGTTGACTTTTCTCCCCATTTTGttgacttttttccccattttgttgACTTTTGGGCCCAACCCGTTGATTTTTGGGCCCATGCCGTTGACTACTGGGCCCATCCTGTTGACTTTTGGGCCCATTTCGTTGACTTTTGGGCCCATTCCATTGACTTTTGGGACCATTTTGTTGACTTTTGGGCCCATCCCGTTGATTTTTGGGCCCATGCCGTTGACTACTGGGCCCATCCTGTTGACTTTTGGGCCCATTTCGTTGACTTTTGGGCCCATTCCGTTGACTTTTGGGACCATTTTGTTGACTTTTCTCCCCATTTCGTTGACTTTTGGGTGCATCCCATTGACTTTTGTGCCCATTTTATTGACATTTCTCCCCACCCCAttgacttttttccccatttccctgACTTCCGCCCCCATTTCCTCgacccccccccccgcgccccccaaccccccgaatgtccccccacccccagacATCAACCTGGCGGCGGAGCCCAAGGTAAACCGAGGCAAGGGCGGGGTGAAGCGCTCGGCGGCCGAGATGTACGGGTCAGTACCCGCCCCACCTTCTCCCTCCCCCCTCGTCAGGTgggacccacagcccccccgCTCGCCCCATAGCCCGCAGGGGTCCCCCGGGACCCCACgggccccactgaccccccatcCCCCGCAGGTCGTCCTTCGATCTCGACTACGATTTCCAGCGCGACTACTATGACAGGTACGGCGGCCATTTTGGCCCCAGAAATACATTGTTCCCAAAAAACCACATCGTTTTCCTCTCATAAACGCCCCAAAGAACCCTTTTTCTCCTCACAAAAAACCCTTTTGCCCCAAATAAACCCTTTTTACCCCAAGAAAAATCCTACTTTTTTCTCGTCATAataacccccatttcccccccaaaaaaacccttcttttcaccccaaaaaacctttcttttccccAAATAATCCTTTTTTCCCAAAAAAGCCTTTTTCTTTCCTCATAAAACCCCATTTCCCCAAAAAAACCAATTTGTTTCTCGCATAAAAAccccattttcttaaaaaaacactcaatatttttccccaaaaaaccaaTTTCTTTCTCTCATAAAAACCCCATTTTCCTCAAAAGAATTGCaatatttttccccaaaaacccacattttttctctttataaaaacattttcacCAAAACACACCCCTTTTTCCCCTCATAAAAACACCATTTCCGCCCCAAAATCCCCtcattttcccccccaaaaaaaacaccttttgtcTCCCCAAATCCAAATTTACCCCCAAAtccccattttttcccccaaaaactgtatcttttcctcaaaaaaatgtattttttcctcaaaaaccccttttttcatcttttaacCCCCACGTACGTCCCTATACCCCATTTCCCGCCAAAACCGTTTTCCTCCATTTTCCTCCCAAACACCCCATttttcccacaaaaaaaacccctttttcctccccaaatcCAAATTCATCCCCatccccctcttccttccccaaaaacgcacatttttttaatataaaacccGTTTTTATTCGCTTAAACCCCCCCGTACATCCCCGTGCCCCGTTTCCCGCCAAAACCCCGCCATCTTGCTCCCCGAAACGGGCGTTTTCCCGCTCAAACCCGCGCCCCCTGCAGGATGTACAGCTACCCGGCGCGcgtccccccgccgccccccatcGCCCCCCGCGCCGTCGTCCCCTCCAAGCGCCAGCGCGTGTCCGGGGGCGGCGGGAACACCTCCCGGCGCGGGAAGAGCTTCAACTCCAAGAGCGGCCAGCGCGGATCCTCCTCCAAGTCCGGGAAGCGTGAGTTCGGGGGCCAAGATGGACGCCGGGGGGACAACATGgctgctggggggaagcgacaagATGGCGGCTCAGGGGACACCATGGTTGCCAAAGGGGTTGGGACAAGATGGCTGCCGGGGGGACAACATGGCTGCCGGGGGGAAGCGACAAGATGGCGGCCAAGGGGACAAGATGGTTGCCAAGGGGAAAGGGACAAGATGGCGGCCAAAGGGGTTGGGACAAGATGGCGGGCGGGGGGGAACCAGGACAAGATGGCCGCCGAGGGGACAATAAGCAGCAATTTTGAGGTGAATTTTTGCAATTTTGAGGTAAAGTTTGCTCGTTTTGAGGTAAACTTGGGATTACGAGGTGGACGGGGTCACCTCGCAGTGAACTGTGGGCGTTTTGGGGCGAATTTTGTCCGTTTTGGGGCGAATTTTGTCCGTTTTGAGCGGGGCCCCTGTGTTTGCGGCGCAGTGAAGGGCGACGACCTGCAGAGCATCAAGAAGGAGCTGAGCCAGATCAAGCAGAAGGTGGACGCGCTGCTCGAGAGCCTGGAGCGCATCGACCGCGAGCAGAGTGCGTtggggccccgccccccgccccgcccccgccccgccccgcgcccccttCACCCCTCTGGGCCTTCCCCCCGCAGAGCAGAAGAGCGAGAAGGCCGAGGAGGAGCCCAAGAAGGACGAGGGCGGCGCGGGGGGGAAGGGCGAGCCCGCGGGCGCCGCCGACGAGTCGGGGGAGGAGGGCGACCTGCTGGATGACGAGGAGGCCGAGGAGCGGGGCGACGAGCAGGTGGGCGAAACTACCAATTCCTAAAGCTTCAGCATTCCAAAATTAGGAAATTCCAAATTCTCAAAATGCAAAAATTCCGAATTTTCAAAAGGAGGAAATTCCAAATTTTCAAAATTCCAAAATTCTGAATTTTCAAAATTCTGAAATTCCGAATTTTCAAAATTCCAGATGTTCAAAATTCAAACATTTCAAATTTTCTAAATTCTGAAATTCCAGATTTTCAAAATTCCAACATTTTGAATTTTCTAAATTCTGAAATTCCAAATTTTCAAAATTCTGAAATTCCAAATTTTTAAAACTCCAAAACTTTGAATTTTCAAAGATATGAAATTCCGAATTTTCaatttttcaaattttcaaaattcTGAAATTCCAAGTTTTCAAAATTCCAAAACTTCAAATTGTCAAAATTCTGAAATTCCAAATCGTCAAAATTCTGAAATTCCAAATTTTCAAAATTCTGTATTCCTGAATTTTACAAATTcaaaattttctaattttttgaAATGTCAAATTTGCAAAACTTCCAAATCCCAGAAATTTCAACATTTTCAGGTTTAcaaaattttgaatttttcaaACTTCTGAACTTCCAATGCTTTCAGAACTTAAAAACTCCGAGATTTTCAAATTGCTAAATTTCCAGATTTCAGCAATTTCAAAATTTATGCGATAATTTCCCTGCTTCCAAAACACCCAAAGCTGCACAGTTGGGCGGTTTTCAGAACCTCGCAACGTTCCAAATGCAGACATACTCAGGTTTTCCGAAACCcccgttttggggccatttccggCCGTTTTGCGGGGAGTGCTGGGTgtgggggagggggtgggcgCTGGGTGAGCCCCCGTTGTGTCCCCAGCTGGAGTCCATCAAGGGGGACGAGAAGGAGGCGGAGGAGGGCGAGGACGACAGGGACAGCGCCAACGGCGAGGACGATTCCTAAAGCCCCGCCCGCCCCAAAAGGCCCCGTTCCCCGCCCCCGTGCTCGTGCTGTCgtggccccgcccccggccccgccccccgcggccccgcccccccctttTAATTTTGATACCTCGTTACGAGTTGATGATTAAAGGACGGATGGTTTGTAGCCGCGTGCTGACCCTCAGCGACCAATGGGGGCGCTGAGCTCCCCAAGTCGGGGGGAGGAGCCGGAACCGCCCGCCATGCCGCCCCGCCCCCCGCTGGAGCCCCGCCTCACCctgcaggggggacccaggcgttcgggagggacccaggagtgccccaagggacccaggagtgccccaagggacccaggccttcaggagggacccaggcgtccgggggcttTATTTACAATCCAATCACAATAAATATACACAGGGGGGCGGAGCCATGCGGGGGGCGGGGCATGCTGAGGTGGAGGGAGGGGCCAGTCCAAGATGGCCGTCGAGAGTTGGGGGGTGTGCGATCCAAGATGGCCACCGGACCGGAAGTCGCTGACGGAGAGGACAAATTGGACCGGAAGTGCCTTCCTACAGTGGCCGCCATACAGGAAGTGCCCTCCCTGCTGGCCCAATCCGAACGGAAGTGGCCAGGAAATGGGGCAGAGAGGCCTGGAAGTGCAGTTCCAAGATGGCTGCCAGGGGTGGGCGGGGTCAggcgcggggggggaggggccggctGACCCGCACGCAGCCCCAATAGGCTGCGCGCAGCAGAcacgcccc of the Patagioenas fasciata isolate bPatFas1 chromosome 38, bPatFas1.hap1, whole genome shotgun sequence genome contains:
- the HNRNPC gene encoding LOW QUALITY PROTEIN: heterogeneous nuclear ribonucleoproteins C1/C2 (The sequence of the model RefSeq protein was modified relative to this genomic sequence to represent the inferred CDS: inserted 2 bases in 1 codon) — protein: MASNVTNKTDPRSMNSRVFIGNLNTLVVKKSDVEAIFSKYGKIVGCSVHKGFAFVQYVNERNARAAVAGEDGRMIAGQVLDINLAAEPKVNRGKGGVKRSAAEMYGSVPAPPSPSPLVRSSFDLDYDFQRDYYDRMYSYPARVPPPPPIAPRAVVPSKRQRVSGGGGNTSRRGKSFNSKSGQRGSSSKSGKLKGDDLQSIKKELSQIKQKVDALLESLERIDREQSALGPRPPPRPRPAPRPLXTPLGLPPAEQKSEKAEEEPKKDEGGAGGKGEPAGAADESGEEGDLLDDEEAEERGDEQLESIKGDEKEAEEGEDDRDSANGEDDS